A window of Aquibium oceanicum genomic DNA:
GAGATCGGCGCCTCCATCCTGCACGGCTCCAAATGCGGATTGCTCAAGCTGGCCGCCGAAATCGCGCTTGCGCATCACGAGCGCTGGGACGGCGCCGGTTATCCGCTGCAACTCGCGGGAAAGTCGATTCCGCTCGTCGCCCGCATCGCGTCGGTGGCCGACGTATTCGACGCGCTGACCTCGGACCGGCCCTACAAGGCCGCCTGGAGCGTCGACCGCGCCTTCGCTTTCCTGCGTCAGGAGGCGGGCGCCCAGTTCGATCCCGATTGCGTGGCGGCATTCGAGCGCTGCCGCAAGCAGGTGCTGGAGGTCATGCAGCAGAACCCCGACGACGAACTGCCGAATTCCGCCGTCGCGTGACCGCAGTCTTCTGACCGGATCAGGCCTGAAGCGCGTCCACGAGGCGGGCGGCGCCGTCGCGGAACGGATCGACGGTCGCAAGCCCCATGCGCGCCTCGATCTTCTCCAGGCACTGGCGCGCCTCTTCGTCCCCGAGCGCGGCGGTGTTCACCGCGATGCCGGCGACTGTCACATCCGGATTGACGATCCGCGCCGTCGCGAGCGCGAGATCGCGCAGCGCCTCCAGCGAAGGCAACTGGTAGTGTGGCAGGCCGCGCATGTGGGTGCGGGTGGGCTCGTGGCAGAGAACCAGCGCATCCGGCCGCCCGCCATGCACCAGCGCCATCGTCACCCCGGAATACGACGGATGGAATAGGCTCCCCTGCCCCTCGATCAGGTCCCAGTGGTCCGCATCGTTGTCCGGCGTCAGCCATTCGACGCTGCCTGCCATGAAGTCGGCCACCACTGCGTCGAGCGGGACGCCCGAGCCGGTGATGAGGATGCCGGTCTGGCCGGTGGCGCGGAAGGTCGCCTTCATGCCGCGTCCGCGCATCTCGCGCTCCATGGCAAGCGCGGTGTACATCTTGCCCACCGAACAGTCCGTGCCGACGGCCAGGCATCGCTTGCCGGTGCGCGGCTTCCCGTCGGCGATCGGATAGCTCACGGTCGGAAGACGCACGTCGAAGAGCTGCGTCCCGGCCCGCTCGGCCGCGGCCACGAGTTCGGGGATGTCGGAAAGCCGGTTGTGCAGCCCCGATGCGATGTCCATGCCTGCTTCGGCCGCTTCGACCAGCGTCCTCACCCAGTCCTTCGAAATCACCCCGCCCCGGTTCGCGGCGCCCACGACCAGCGTCGCCGCACCAGCGTCCCGCGCTTCGGCGATCGTCATGTCCGGCAGCTTCATGTCCGCCTTGCAGGCCTCCAGCCTCAGCTGGCCGAGCGCGAATTCCGGCCGCCAGTCGCGAATGCCCTGCGCCACCTTGGCCGCGAGCTGGTCAGGAGCGTCTCCGAGGAAGAGCAGGTATGGGGTCTTGAGCATGTCGAAATCCGCGCGCTGTTTCGCACCGATAGGAGCGGTGTCGGTCCGCCGGTGTCAAGGCCGTGCGGAAGGCTCAACGCGAAACCACGGCGTATGCCTTCATTCGCGCGATCGTTCCCGCCAGGCGATGACGAGGGAGCCGCCAATGATCATCATCGCCCCGATGACGGTGTTGATGCCGGGCCGCTCGCCGAAGACCGCGTAGTCGTAGAGGCCGGCGAAGACCAGCGCCGAGTAGAACAGCGGTATCACGAAACTGGCGTCGCCCCGCTTCAGCGCCTGCAGGAGCAGCGCCTGTGCCGCGACCATGGCGAAACCGATTCCCGCCAGCAGCATCCACTGCATGGGCGTCGGCCAGATCCACACGAAACTTGCGGCGCCGATTGCCAGGACGCCTCCGATCATGTTGCCGATGGCAAGAATCCTGAGCGGCGTCTCGATGTTGGTCAGCCGCTTGACGAGCACGACTTCCAGCCCGACGAGCAGGGCCGCGAGCAACGCGATCATCGCGGCCGGCTGGAAAGCGTCCGTGCCCGGCCGGACGAGGACCACCGCTCCGACGAAGGCTACGAAGGCCGCGCCCCAGCGCCATTTCCCCACCGTCTCGCCGAGGATCGGGATCGCCAGAACCATGGCGACGATCGGATTGAGAAAGCCGATGGCGGTGGCGTCGGCAAGCCGCATGAAAGCGGCCGCGGCGAAGAGACAGGTGACGCCCGACCAGCCCGCCGCCACGCGCAGCACG
This region includes:
- a CDS encoding DMT family transporter, producing the protein MTEEAGKRSREVLLPVAMMILACALVAATMLFAKMLGRAVEGPPIHPLQVTAGRYIFALVALAPVIAWYRPPLRGAAWGNHVLRVAAGWSGVTCLFAAAAFMRLADATAIGFLNPIVAMVLAIPILGETVGKWRWGAAFVAFVGAVVLVRPGTDAFQPAAMIALLAALLVGLEVVLVKRLTNIETPLRILAIGNMIGGVLAIGAASFVWIWPTPMQWMLLAGIGFAMVAAQALLLQALKRGDASFVIPLFYSALVFAGLYDYAVFGERPGINTVIGAMMIIGGSLVIAWRERSRE
- the dgcN gene encoding N-acetyltransferase DgcN, which gives rise to MLKTPYLLFLGDAPDQLAAKVAQGIRDWRPEFALGQLRLEACKADMKLPDMTIAEARDAGAATLVVGAANRGGVISKDWVRTLVEAAEAGMDIASGLHNRLSDIPELVAAAERAGTQLFDVRLPTVSYPIADGKPRTGKRCLAVGTDCSVGKMYTALAMEREMRGRGMKATFRATGQTGILITGSGVPLDAVVADFMAGSVEWLTPDNDADHWDLIEGQGSLFHPSYSGVTMALVHGGRPDALVLCHEPTRTHMRGLPHYQLPSLEALRDLALATARIVNPDVTVAGIAVNTAALGDEEARQCLEKIEARMGLATVDPFRDGAARLVDALQA